Proteins found in one Saccharomyces kudriavzevii IFO 1802 strain IFO1802 genome assembly, chromosome: 11 genomic segment:
- the RHO4 gene encoding Rho family GTPase RHO4 (similar to Saccharomyces cerevisiae RHO4 (YKR055W); ancestral locus Anc_1.215), translating to MNALLFKREGNHGGKQNDINSQGSLSSTALNESSGPLDEKNLPRLPTPFARSLSTIPSFEQMKRTNKLPDYHLKIVVVGDGAVGKTCLLISYVQGTFPTDYIPTIFENYVTNIEGPRGQVIELALWDTAGQEEYSRLRPLSYTNADVLMICYSVGNKTSLRNAEDLWFPEVKHFCPSTPIMLVGLKSDLYEADNLSDLVEPTVAESLAKRLGAFSHVQCSARLKENVNEVFETAIHSLLSDSLYATKDSTHTIKNPFKKNSAKSSIDFSVGDTSISVSRTKRLRKNKCTLM from the coding sequence ATGAATGCTCTATTGTTTAAGCGAGAAGGCAACCATGGtggaaaacaaaatgacATAAATTCGCAGGGGTCACTTTCTAGTACCGCACTTAATGAATCGTCCGGACCTTTAGACGAAAAGAATCTTCCCAGACTGCCAACCCCGTTTGCGAGAAGCCTTTCCACCATTCCTAGTTTTGAGCAAATGAAACGTACCAATAAACTGCCTGACTATCACTTGAAAATAGTTGTTGTGGGGGATGGTGCTGTAGGAAAGACGTGCCTTTTGATATCTTATGTCCAGGGAACATTCCCGACAGATTATATCCCCACTATCTTTGAGAATTATGTGACAAATATAGAGGGCCCTAGGGGACAGGTTATAGAGCTGGCACTGTGGGACACTGCTGGGCAAGAGGAGTACAGCAGACTCAGGCCGCTATCATACACGAATGCCGACGTGCTGATGATTTGTTATTCTGTCGGAAATAAGACATCGCTCCGGAATGCTGAAGACCTTTGGTTTCCAGAGGTCAAACATTTCTGTCCCTCCACACCTATAATGCTGGTCGGTCTCAAGTCAGACCTATACGAAGCTGATAACCTTTCAGATTTGGTGGAACCTACTGTGGCAGAATCTCTGGCCAAGCGGCTAGGAGCGTTCTCGCATGTTCAATGCTCAGCAcgattgaaagaaaatgttaatGAAGTGTTTGAAACTGCCATACACTCATTACTTTCTGATTCGTTATACGCTACAAAGGACTCTACACATACAATCAAAAAtccattcaagaaaaactcTGCCAAGTCAAGTATCGATTTCTCTGTTGGAGATACCAGCATCTCTGTCTCTAGAACGAAAAGactaagaaaaaacaagtGTACTTTAATGTGA
- the TRM2 gene encoding tRNA (uracil(54)-C(5))-methyltransferase (similar to Saccharomyces cerevisiae TRM2 (YKR056W); ancestral locus Anc_1.214): MRQFWLLQRPIFRSSLYFRHNLTKSHYCAPIFGMTENITTPASTVKQIGDNKRLSSTVADPTKQTKAKKPKLRRYKAKKVDATSPMGVLEFEVNDLLKSQDLSREQVLNDVTAILNDKSRVDGPIVLQYHREVKNVKVLEITSNGNGLALIDNPVEPGKKQVVIIPFGLPGDMVNIKVFKTHPYYVESDLLDVIEKSPMRRDDLIRDKYFGKSSGSQLEFLTYDDQLKLKRKTIMNAYKFFAPRLVAENLLPQFGTTVASPLQFGYRTKITPHFDMPRIKEKKLTERPPLGFGQKGRPQWRKDTLHIGGHASILDIDECVLATEVLNIGLTNERRKFEEEFKNYKKGATILLRENTIILDPSKPTPEQLTEEGSRDENGNISYVEVEDEEHNVKLAKTCVTNSRQIVTEYVDGYTFNFSAGEFFQNNNAILPVITKYVRDNLQNSTKDGENESRFLVDAYCGSGLFSICSSKGVDKVIGVEISADSVSFAEKNAKANGVENCRFIVGKAEKLFESIDTASDRTSVILDPPRKGCDELFLKQLAAYNPAKIVYISCNVHSQARDVEYFLKETENGSAYQIESIRGFDFFPQTHHVESVCIMKRV, translated from the coding sequence ATGCGTCAATTCTGGCTCTTACAAAGACCTATATTCAGATCTAGCCTCTATTTCCGCCACAATCTCACTAAGAGTCACTATTGCGCaccaatttttggaatgACTGAAAATATTACAACTCCAGCATCAACAGTGAAACAGATCGGCGACAACAAAAGACTTTCTTCTACTGTTGCAGATCCAACAAAGCAGACGAAGGCCAAAAAACCAAAGTTGAGAAGGTAcaaggcaaaaaaagtcGATGCAACTTCTCCTATGGGTGTCTTAGAGTTCGAAGTGAACGATTTGTTGAAATCTCAGGATTTATCCAGAGAGCAAGTTCTGAATGACGTTACTGCAATTTTGAACGATAAGTCTAGAGTAGATGGCCCCATCGTTTTACAGTATCACAGGGAGGTAAAAAACGTCAAGGTCTTGGAAATTACTTCTAACGGCAACGGCCTGGCCTTGATTGATAATCCTGTTGAGCCAGGAAAGAAACAAGTCGTCATCATACCCTTTGGGCTACCAGGTGATATGGTCAATATCAAAGTTTTCAAGACACATCCCTACTATGTCGAGAGTGATTTATTAGACGTGATAGAGAAGTCTCCAATGAGAAGAGATGACTTAATTAGAGATAAATACTTTGGGAAGTCTTCAGGGAGTCAATTAGAATTCTTAACTTATGATGATCAGCTAAAactgaaaaggaaaacaatcATGAATGCctacaaattttttgcaCCGAGGTTGGTTGCTGAAAACCTTTTACCTCAATTCGGCACCACCGTAGCTTCTCCTTTACAATTTGGCTatagaacaaaaattacGCCCCATTTTGACATGCCCAGGAtaaaggagaaaaaactAACAGAAAGACCTCCCCTGGGATTTGGCCAAAAAGGTAGACCTCAATGGAGAAAGGATACTTTGCATATTGGTGGGCATGCTTCGATATTAGATATTGATGAATGTGTACTTGCCACTGAAGTCCTCAACATAGGATTGACtaatgaaagaagaaagtttgAGGAGGAGTTTAAAAACTATAAAAAGGGGGCTACTATTTTACTAAGAGAAAACACCATCATTCTAGACCCTTCTAAACCGACTCCGGAACAATTAACAGAGGAAGGATCCAGAGATGAGAATGGCAATATAAGCTATGTCGAAGTTGAAGACGAAGAGCACAATGTTAAGCTGGCCAAGACATGCGTCACAAATTCTAGACAAATCGTCACTGAGTATGTAGATGGTTATACTTTTAATTTCAGCGCAGGTGagtttttccaaaataataatgcCATCTTGCCAGTAATTACCAAATACGTCCGTGATAATTTGCAAAATTCAACCAAGGACGGTGAAAACGAGTCAAGATTCTTGGTAGATGCTTACTGTGGATCAGGCCTTTTCAGTATATGTAGCTCCAAGGGTGTAGACAAGGTGATTGGTGTAGAAATCTCTGCTGATAGTGTCTCTTTTGCAGAAAAAAACGCAAAGGCAAATGGTGTTGAAAACTGTAGATTCATTGTCGGTAAAGCCGAAAAGCTTTTTGAGTCTATTGATACTGCTAGTGACAGAACTTCCGTGATTCTAGATCCACCACGTAAAGGTTGTGACGAATTATTCTTGAAGCAATTAGCCGCATACAATCCAGCGAAAATCGTATACATTTCATGTAATGTGCATTCCCAAGCACGTGACGTCGAGTACTTTCtcaaagaaacagaaaacGGTTCAGCTTACCAGATAGAAAGCATAAGAggatttgatttctttccGCAGACACATCATGTTGAGAGTGTATGTATAATGAAAAGAGTTTGA